From Elephas maximus indicus isolate mEleMax1 chromosome 1, mEleMax1 primary haplotype, whole genome shotgun sequence, a single genomic window includes:
- the LOC126070235 gene encoding trace amine-associated receptor 3 — MDLTYIPEDLTNCPKFGNKSCPPTNRPFNVRVVMYSVMTAAMVITIFGNLVIMISISHFKQLHSPTNFLILSMATTDFLLGSVIMPYSMVRSVESCWYFGDGFCKFHASFDMMLSLTSIFHLCSIAIDRFYAVCYPLHYTTTMTISMIKRLLAFCWSAPAFFSFGLVLSEANVSGMQSYEILVACFKFCALTFNKFWGTVLFTTCFFTPGSIMVGIYGKIFIVSKRHARLISNMPENTKGEEKKNLSKKKDRKAAKTLGIVMGVFLACWLPCFLAVLIDPYLDYSTPIIVLDLLVWLGYFNSTCNPLIHGFFYPWFRKALKHIVSGKIFSSHSKTTNLFPEAHY; from the coding sequence ATGGATCTGACTTATATTCCTGAAGACCTAACCAACTGTCCAAAGTTTGGAAATAAATCTTGTCCTCCCACCAACCGCCCTTTTAATGTCCGGGTGGTAATGTATTCAGTTATGACTGCAGCCATGGTTATCACTATCTTTGGAAACTTGGTTATAATGATTTCCATATCTCATTTCAAACAGCTTCACTCTCCTACAAATTTTCTGATCCTCTCCATGGCAACCACAGACTTTCTGCTGGGTTCTGTCATTATGCCATACAGCATGGTGCGATCAGTAGAGAGCTGCTGGTATTTTGGGGATGGCTTTTGTAAATTCCATGCAAGCTTTGACATGATGCTAAGCCTCACCTCCATTTTTCATCTCTGTTCCATTGCTATTGATCGATTTTATGCTGTATGTTACCCTTTACACTACACGACCACGATGACCATCTCCATGATAAAGCGTCTATTGGCATTTTGCTGGTCGGCACCTGCTTTCTTTTCCTTCGGTTTAGTTCTATCTGAAGCTAATGTTTCTGGTATGCAGAGTTATGAAATTCTTGTTGCTTGTTTCAAATTCTGTGCACTTACTTTCAACAAATTTTGGGGGACAGTATTGTTCACTACCTGCTTCTTTACTCCTGGCTCTATCATGGTTGGTATTTATGGCAAAATCTTTATCGTTTCCAAACGACATGCCCGGCTCATCAGCAACATGCCTGAAAACACAAagggggaagagaaaaaaaacctatccaagaaaaaggacaggaaagcagCTAAGACCCTAGGTATAGTAATGGGAGTGTTTCTAGCTTGCTGGTTGCCttgttttcttgcagtcttgATTGACCCGTATTTAGACTACTCCACTCCCATAATAGTACTTGATCTTCTAGTGTGGCTTGGATACTTCAACTCCACTTGCAACCCCCTCATTCACGGCTTTTTTTACCCATGGTTTCGGAAAGCTCTTAAGCACATAGTATCAGGAAAAATATTtagttctcattcaaaaactacaAATCTGTTTCCTGAAGCACACTACTAA
- the LOC126085680 gene encoding trace amine-associated receptor 2: MLDCSEYGNGSCTENERSVGVRAAMYVFLAGAIFITVFGNLAMIISISYFKQLHTPTNLLILSMAVTDFLLGFTIMPYSMIRSMENCWYFGLTFCKIHYSFDLMLSITSIFHLCSVAIDRFYAICYPLHYSTKMTVPVIRRLLLLCWSIPGAFAFAVVFSEAYADGIEGYDILVACSSSCPVMFNKLWGTTLFMAGFFTPGSVMVGIYGKIFAVSRKHARVINNLPENQNNQMRKDKKAAKTLGIVMGIFLLCWFPCFFTILLDPFLNFSTPAVLFDALTWFGYFNSTCNPLIYGFFYPWFRRALKYILLGKIFSSHFHNTNLFSQKETE, translated from the coding sequence ATGCTTGATTGCTCCGAATATGGAAATGGATCTTGCACAgaaaatgaaaggtcagtgggtGTCCGAGCTGCCATGTATGTATTTTTGGCTGGAGCTATATTCATCACGGTGTTTGGCAATCTTGCCATGATAATTTCCATTTCCTACTTCAAGCAGCTTCACACACCAACCAACCTCCTCATCCTCTCCATGGCCGTGACTGATTTTCTCCTGGGATTCACCATCATGCCATATAGTATGATCAGATCTATGGAAAATTGCTGGTATTTTGGGCTTACATTTTGCAAGATTCATTATAGTTTTGACTTGATGCTTAGCATAACGTCCATTTTCCATCTTTGTTCAGTGGCCATTGATAGATTTTATGCTATCTGTTACCCTTTACATTACTCTACCAAAATGACGGTTCCGGTCATTAGACGGTTGCTACTTCTCTGCTGGTCAATACCTGGAGCATTTGCGTTTGCGGTGGTCTTCTCGGAGGCCTACGCGGATGGAATAGAAGGCTAtgacatcttggttgcttgcTCTAGTTCCTGCCCTGTGATGTTCAACAAGTTATGGGGGACCACTTTGTTTATGGCAGGTTTCTTCACTCCTGGGTCTGTAATGGTGGGGATTTATGGCAAAATTTTTGCAGTATCTAGAAAACATGCTCGTGTAATCAATAACTTGCCAGAAAATCAAAATAACCAAATGCGGAAAGACAAAAAAGCAGCCAAAACTTTAGGAATAGTGATGGGCATTTTCTTGTTATGTTGGTTTCCCTGTTTCTTTACAATTTTACTGGATCCCTTTTTGAACTTTTCTACTCCTGCAGTTTTGTTTGATGCCCTGACATGGTTTGGCTATTTTAACTCCACGTGTAATCCCTTAATATATGGTTTCTTCTATCCCTGGTTTCGAAGAGCACTTAAATACATTTTGCTAGGTAAAATTTTCAGCTCACATTTCCATAATACTAATTTGTTTTCTCAAAAAGAAACTGAATAG